A window from Candidatus Zixiibacteriota bacterium encodes these proteins:
- a CDS encoding radical SAM protein codes for MTQRQVCIDKDVKARVRSLLSRLSDCDLCPRQCRVDRTAGERGICEQTDQIRISSANLHFGEEPPISGNRGSGTIFLSGCNLKCSYCQNYPISQMGHGKNISPLGLVDRMLELENRGAHNINFVTPTHYSARIAEAIMTARKRGLKVPIVWNSSGYDSVDVLECLEGMVEVYMPDMRYGESEPARCYSNAPDYPEVNREAISEMYRQVGTLEVDSNGIARRGLLIRHLVLPNKLSATDKIFEFIAEEISTETHISLMSQYFPAYRAHEFEMISRRITKKEYLIAKRLMEKYNLTNGWIQNEML; via the coding sequence ATGACTCAGCGACAGGTATGTATCGATAAAGATGTAAAAGCGAGAGTGCGGTCGCTTCTTTCAAGGCTTTCTGACTGCGACTTATGCCCGCGTCAATGCCGTGTCGACCGTACAGCCGGCGAAAGAGGGATCTGCGAGCAGACCGATCAGATCCGGATCTCCTCGGCCAATTTGCATTTCGGCGAGGAACCGCCGATCTCCGGAAACCGGGGAAGCGGGACGATCTTTTTGAGCGGATGCAATCTCAAATGCAGTTACTGCCAGAATTATCCGATCAGCCAGATGGGGCATGGCAAGAACATCAGTCCTCTCGGTCTCGTCGATCGGATGCTCGAACTTGAAAACCGGGGAGCGCACAATATCAATTTCGTTACCCCCACTCATTATTCGGCCCGGATTGCGGAAGCGATTATGACCGCCCGCAAGCGCGGGCTCAAAGTGCCGATCGTGTGGAATTCCTCCGGCTACGATTCTGTCGATGTGCTCGAGTGCCTTGAGGGGATGGTGGAAGTCTATATGCCGGATATGCGCTACGGTGAGAGCGAACCGGCCAGATGTTATTCTAACGCTCCCGATTACCCAGAAGTCAACCGTGAGGCGATAAGCGAGATGTATCGGCAGGTCGGGACGCTCGAGGTCGATTCCAACGGTATCGCGCGCAGGGGGCTGTTAATCCGTCACCTGGTTCTGCCTAACAAGCTTTCGGCTACTGATAAGATTTTTGAATTTATTGCCGAGGAGATTTCGACCGAAACCCATATTTCTCTCATGTCGCAGTATTTTCCGGCTTACCGGGCTCATGAGTTCGAGATGATTTCACGACGTATAACAAAAAAGGAGTATCTTATTGCCAAACGGTTAATGGAAAAGTATAATCTAACGAACGGCTGGATACAAAATGAGATGCT
- a CDS encoding NAD-dependent protein deacylase has translation MFTERLIKLLREDPKICVLTGAGVSAESGVPTFRGTDGIWKKFRAEELATVDAFMRNPELVLAWYQHRRDIIDNIEPNQGHYALARMENHFSDFQLVTQNVDNLHRRAGSENILEVHGNILKNKCFKCSKTIDRVDFKAGDDLPLCECGGQVRPDVVWFGEMLPEDVFEKALQKSASADLFFCVGTSAIVYPAAGLPFSAKRNGAYLVEINLQHTDLSPSADEVLLGPSGEILPKLLETAGI, from the coding sequence ATGTTTACCGAACGGCTGATAAAACTTCTCAGAGAAGATCCGAAGATTTGTGTCCTGACCGGTGCCGGAGTTTCGGCTGAGTCGGGAGTGCCGACTTTTCGTGGTACCGATGGTATCTGGAAGAAATTCCGGGCCGAGGAACTGGCCACCGTCGATGCCTTTATGCGCAACCCCGAGCTGGTTCTGGCCTGGTATCAGCATCGCCGTGACATAATCGACAATATCGAACCCAACCAGGGTCATTACGCGCTGGCGAGGATGGAAAATCATTTCAGCGATTTTCAACTCGTGACCCAGAACGTGGATAACCTTCACAGGCGGGCGGGTTCCGAGAATATCCTGGAAGTTCACGGCAACATCCTCAAAAACAAGTGTTTTAAATGTAGTAAAACAATTGACCGGGTCGATTTTAAAGCAGGCGACGATCTGCCTTTATGCGAATGCGGGGGACAGGTGCGTCCCGATGTGGTCTGGTTTGGTGAGATGCTTCCGGAGGATGTGTTCGAAAAAGCACTTCAGAAATCAGCCTCAGCCGACCTGTTCTTTTGCGTGGGAACTTCAGCAATAGTATATCCGGCGGCCGGATTGCCATTTTCCGCCAAGCGCAACGGCGCCTACCTGGTCGAGATAAACCTGCAACATACCGATTTGTCGCCGTCTGCTGATGAGGTCCTTTTGGGACCATCCGGTGAAATACTTCCCAAACTGCTCGAAACCGCGGGAATCTGA